A genomic stretch from Arachis stenosperma cultivar V10309 chromosome 3, arast.V10309.gnm1.PFL2, whole genome shotgun sequence includes:
- the LOC130968078 gene encoding MYB-like transcription factor EOBI isoform X1: MMSSSKSVSSSGSEDDNEIRRGPWTLEEDNLLTQSIANQGEGRWNLLAKCSGLKRTGKSCRLRWLNYLKPDVKRGNLTPQEQLLILELHSKWGNRWSKIAQNLPGRTDNEIKNYWRTKIQKQARHLKIDTDSREFQELVRRFWIPRLLQKARESSSSSAMPIQNQATMPVSQYSPAATTPPPCVHPTCPNYLDQRLEQHSNGSCVSFSEPKLPQLLGYNSNHFGNGLDTDEFGTFTYDYGYHVNSNGYDNETLNMEYPVDDCQMARHNWVNDFACDLWNMDECCQFSNFKK; this comes from the exons ATGATGTCTAGTTCAAAGAGTGTCAGTAGCAGTGGTAGTGAGGATGACAATGAAATTAGAAGAGGGCCTTGGACTCTTGAAGAGGATAATCTTCTCACACAATCCATTGCTAACCAAGGCGAAGGACGTTGGAATTTACTTGCTAAATGTTCAG GATTAAAGAGAACAGGAAAAAGCTGCAGATTAAGGTGGCTGAATTATCTAAAGCCCGATGTAAAGAGAGGAAATTTAACACCACAGGAGCAGCTTTTGATTCTTGAACTTCACTCAAAGTGGGGGAACAG GTGGTCAAAGATTGCACAGAATTTACCGGGCAGGACAGACAATGAAATCAAGAACTACTGGAGAACCAAGATTCAGAAACAAGCAAGGCATTTGAAAATCGACACCGATAGCAGAGAGTTTCAAGAACTAGTGAGGCGTTTTTGGATTCCAAGATTGCTTCAGAAAGCAAGAGAATCATCCTCTTCTTCAGCCATGCCAATCCAAAACCAAGCAACTATGCCTGTTTCTCAGTATTCACCAGCAGCAACAACACCACCACCTTGTGTGCACCCAACATGTCCAAATTATTTGGATCAACGACTTGAGCAACACAGCAATGGTTCATGCGTATCCTTCTCTGAACCAAAATTGCCTCAGTTATTGGGATACAACTCCAACCATTTTGGTAACGGCTTGGATACCGATGAATTTGGGACCTTCACATATGATTATGGCTACCATGTAAATAGCAATGGCTATGACAATGAGACCCTCAACATGGAATACCCTGTTGATGATTGCCAAATGGCAAGACACAATTGGGTGAATGATTTTGCATGTGACTTGTGGAACATGGATGAATGCTGCCAATTTAGtaactttaaaaaataa
- the LOC130968078 gene encoding transcription factor MYB62-like isoform X2: MLSRVLFYESGLKRTGKSCRLRWLNYLKPDVKRGNLTPQEQLLILELHSKWGNRWSKIAQNLPGRTDNEIKNYWRTKIQKQARHLKIDTDSREFQELVRRFWIPRLLQKARESSSSSAMPIQNQATMPVSQYSPAATTPPPCVHPTCPNYLDQRLEQHSNGSCVSFSEPKLPQLLGYNSNHFGNGLDTDEFGTFTYDYGYHVNSNGYDNETLNMEYPVDDCQMARHNWVNDFACDLWNMDECCQFSNFKK; encoded by the exons ATGCTAAGTCGGGTTCTGTTTTATGAATCAGGATTAAAGAGAACAGGAAAAAGCTGCAGATTAAGGTGGCTGAATTATCTAAAGCCCGATGTAAAGAGAGGAAATTTAACACCACAGGAGCAGCTTTTGATTCTTGAACTTCACTCAAAGTGGGGGAACAG GTGGTCAAAGATTGCACAGAATTTACCGGGCAGGACAGACAATGAAATCAAGAACTACTGGAGAACCAAGATTCAGAAACAAGCAAGGCATTTGAAAATCGACACCGATAGCAGAGAGTTTCAAGAACTAGTGAGGCGTTTTTGGATTCCAAGATTGCTTCAGAAAGCAAGAGAATCATCCTCTTCTTCAGCCATGCCAATCCAAAACCAAGCAACTATGCCTGTTTCTCAGTATTCACCAGCAGCAACAACACCACCACCTTGTGTGCACCCAACATGTCCAAATTATTTGGATCAACGACTTGAGCAACACAGCAATGGTTCATGCGTATCCTTCTCTGAACCAAAATTGCCTCAGTTATTGGGATACAACTCCAACCATTTTGGTAACGGCTTGGATACCGATGAATTTGGGACCTTCACATATGATTATGGCTACCATGTAAATAGCAATGGCTATGACAATGAGACCCTCAACATGGAATACCCTGTTGATGATTGCCAAATGGCAAGACACAATTGGGTGAATGATTTTGCATGTGACTTGTGGAACATGGATGAATGCTGCCAATTTAGtaactttaaaaaataa